GAGGGCCAGCAGCTCGTCGACCGACGTCGCCGGCGTGACCTCGACACCGATGGCCGCGGACAACGACGGGTACATCTCCATCGTCTTCCACTCACCGCTCAGGTCGTACTCGGAGCCGTCGGCGAGGGTGACCACCTGGGTGCCGAACGCACCCTGCGCGACCTCCTGGACGAGCTCGCGAATCATCTTCGCGGAGTCGTCGTAGGTGCCGTAGGCCTCGTACGTCTCGAGCATCGCGAACTCCGGCGAATGCGTCGAGTCCACACCCTCGTTGCGGAAATTGCGGTTGATCTCGAAGACCTTCTCGATGCCGCCGACCACGCAACGCTTGAGGAAGAGCTCCGGCGCGATCCGCAGGAACAGGTCGATGTCGAGGGCGTTCGAGTGAGTCACGAACGGGCGGGCGGCCGCGCCACCGTGCAGCGTCTGCAGCATCGGCGTCTCGACCTCGAGGAAGCCGCGGCGCTCGAGTGCGTTGCGCAGCTCACGCACCACCGCGACGCGCTTGCGGGCCGTCTCCCGGGCCTCGGGGCGGATGATGAGGTCCGCGTAGCGCTGCCGCACGCGGGACTCCTCGCTCATCTCCTTGTGCGCGACGGGCAGCGGGCGCAGTGCCTTCGCCGCCATCTGCCACGCGTCGGCCATGACGCTCAGCTCACCCCGGCGCGAGCTGATCACCTCGCCGTGCACGAAGACGAAGTCGCCGAGGTCGACGTCGGACTTCCACGCTGCCAGGGCGTCCTCGCCGACGTTCGCGAGGCTCAGCATCGCCTGCAGCTGGGTGCCGTCGCCCTCCTGCAGGGTCGCGAAGCACAGCTTGCCGGTGTTGCGGACGAAGATGACGCGGCCGACCACGCCGACGGTGTCACCGGTGCTCGCGTCCGGCTCCAGGTCGGGGTACTTGGCGCGGATCTCCGCGAGCGAATGAGTGCGCGGAACCGACACCGGGTACGGCTCCTGACCCTGTGCGAGCAGACGCTCCCGCTTCTCGCGGCGGATCCGGAGCTGCTCGGGGGTGTCGTCGACGGGCTGGGCTGGTGCTTCACTCACGGGGTACAAGACTATAGGGCGGCATCAGTCGAGGTGGCGCCGGTAGCACGGCGACGCCCGCGGCCGCCGCACGGGATGCCGGCACGGGCCGCGGCGAGCGCCCGTCCGGAGCGTCCGGACGGTTCTGTTCCCGGGCCGGCCGGGCCGTCGACGCCTTCCCCCTCCGACCGAATGTCACACGCGTTCAGTCGAACTGAACCGATGTGACATTCGGCCACGGCGGCGGTCAGTGCGCGGAGACCGTCGCCAGCTCGCGGACGCAGTGCGTCTGCCCGATCAGGGCACCGAGCAGACCGGCCGCCTTGATCGCCTTGTAGCCGCCGACCAGATCGGTGACATTGCTCAGACCCAGCTGCCGCAGCGACGCCGCCGCCAGGCTCGACGTGTAGCCCTCGGAGCACACGATCACCCACTCGACGTCGTGGTCGACGGCGAGCGCCAGGTGCGCGCTGCTGGTGGGGTCGAGCCGCCACTCGAGGACGTTGCGCTCGATCGCCAACGCCCCGGGCAGCGTGCCCTCGAGCGCGCGCTGGGCCTGCGGGCGGATGTCGACGAAGATCGCGCCACGGCGGACGGCCTCGACGATCTCGAACACGTACATGCGGTCGAGTCCGGCGCGGGCGTCTTCGAGCATTTCGTCGATGGTCACTTGTGGCCCCCTTCGGGCAGGTCGGTCAGCTCGGTGCGGGTACGGCGCAACGCGCTCTGCCCGGTGACCTCGTAGTAGGACATTGCGCTGAGCGGCGGCGAGTACGCGTGCACGCTCAGAGTGGGTTCGGTGGTGTCGGTGACGGGTCCGGGCGCACGCATCACGTCGTGCACCCACCCGAGCGGGAAGGCGGCCTGGTCGCCGGCCTCGAGCGTCCGACGCCGGAGCTCGCCGCCGGTCCAGCGGTACTCCGCGAGAGTGCCGCTGAGCACCGTCAGCGCGCCCAAAGATCCTGCGTGGTCATGTAATTCGGTCGACCGGTCCGGGACCCAGCTGATCAGCCAGAGGTCGACGTCGTCGTCGGAATGGAGTCGGGTCGACCAGCGCTCGCGAGTCGGGAAGGCCGACGGCAGCAGGTGGTCGTGCCGGCCCTCGAGGACCTCCGCGGCGGCCTGGTCGGTGAGACGCAGCAGGTCCGCGGGGCGCAGTCGGGTCGGCAGCGAGCCGAGGTCGGGCATAGACGTGGAAACGTCGAGAGAATATGCAGAAAGCATGAGCAAAGCTCCAGGAAAGTGAAATTGGTCGAGGCGGCGTTCAGCCTCGACAACACTCCTGGGCGCTCATGCAACGGAACATGTCGATCAGTGTGACACAACATCGGCGCGGACGGAACCCCGCGGATCCCCGCAGCCCCGGTGATGCCGGTCTCAGATCTCGGTGTGACGCGCTCCGCGACGGGCCATATTGCGCTCGTACACCAACCGCAGCCCCTCGAGCGTGAGGTCCGGTTCGTGGTGCTCGACGGTCTCGCACTCGGGCATGATCAGCGGCGCACTGTCGCCCGTCGCGATCACCGCGACGTCCGAGCCACCGAATGCCGTGAGCTCCTGGCGAACTCGCCTGACCAACCCGTCGACGAGGCCGGCGAATCCGAATACGGCACCGGACTGCATGCACTCGACGGTGTTCTTGCCGACGACCGAACGCGGTCGGACCAGTTCGACCTTGCGCAGCGCCGCCGACTGCGACGCCAGCGCGTCTGTGGAGATTTCGAGACCGGGAGCGATTGCGCCGCCGAGGAATTCCCCCTTCGCGGACACCACGTCGACACACGTCGAGGTACCGAAGTCCACGACGATGCATGCGCCGTCGTAGAAGTGGTGCGCCGCAAGGCTGTTGACGATACGGTCCGCGCCCACTTCCTTGGGGTTGTCGACCAGCAGCGGCACCCCGGTACGCACACCGGGCTCCACCACTACATGCGGGACATGACCCCAGTAGCGGGTGAGCATCACGCGGATCTCACGCAGGACCGACGGGACCGTCGACAGCGCCGAGACACCGGTGATCTGCTCGAGGTGGGGACCGAGGAGCCCGCGGAACTTCAGTGCCAACTCGTCGGCGGTCATCCGCGGGTCGGTACGCATCCGCCAGTCCTGCACCAACTTCGAGTGCGAACCGGTGCCTTTGAAGAGTCCCAGAACGATGTTGGTGTTCCGGACGTCGACGGTGAGCAGCACTGCCCTACACCAGGCTGGAGAGCATCCGCGGCGTGATCAGGCCGGAACCCTCGGGCGCGTGCGCCGGGTCCGAGCCGAGCTCGACCGGCTTGTTGTCGCCGTCGACGAACACGACGCGCGGCGCGTACTCGCGGATCTCCTGCTCGTTCATCACCCCGTAGGCGATGAGGATCACGAGGTCACCCGGCTTGACCAGATGCGCTGCGGCACCGTTGATCCCGATGACGCCCGAGCCGCGCTCACCGGTGATCACGTACGTCTCGAGGCGGGCGCCGTTGTCGATGTCGACGATCGTCACCTGCTCGCCCTCGAGCAGGTCGGCCGCCTCCATCAGATCCTGGTCGACGGTCACCGAACCCACGTAGTGCAGGTCGGCGTGGGTGACCGTGGCACGGTGGATCTTCGACTTCATCATGGTGCGCAGCATGTTCGGCCCTTCGGTTCTCGGTGGTTCGGGAGGTCAGTAGATGTCTGCGACGGCGGGATCGCCTGCCTGCGCGTCACGTTCGAGGAATCCGGTGCCGACGGCGACGCCGACGTTGTCGATCAGTCGGGTGGTGCCGATCCGGGCGGCGACGAGGAGCCGGCCGTCGCCGCGCTCGGGCGCCGGGCCGAGATCCACACCGCGGACCTCGAGGTAGTCCACCTCGATCTCCGGCATGGCGGCGAGCACCTCGCGGGCGGTCGCGAGGATCGCCTCCGCGCCACCGGCAGCGGCGTGGGCCCCGGCGACGAGCGCCGCCGACAGCGTGGTGGCCAGCTGTCGCTGCTCCGGATCGAGGTAACGGTTCCGGGAGGACAGCGCCAGTCCGTCCTGTTCACGAACCGTCGGCACGCCGACGATCCGCACGTCGAAGTTGAGGTCGCGCACCATCTGACGTATGAGCGCGAGCTGCTGGTAGTCCTTCTCGCCGAAGTACGCGGCGTTGGGCGCGGCGATCTGCAGCAGCTTGGCGACGACGGTGAGCATGCCCGCGAAGTGCGTCGGACGGCTCCCGCCCTCGAGCTCGGCACCGAGCGGGCCGGGCTGCACGGTGGTGCGCGGCCCGTTCGGGTACATCGCGGACGCCGTCGGCGCGAACACCAGCTCGACACCCTCGGCGCGCAGCAGCTCGAGGTCGGCGTCCAGGGTGCGCGGGTACGCGTCGAGGTCCTCGCCCGCGCCGAACTGCAGCGGATTGACGAAGATCGACACGATCACGGTCGCGCCCGTCAGCTTCGCCTGCCGGACCAGCTCCAGGTGACCGGTGTGCAGGGCGCCCATCGTGGGCACGAGCGCGACCTGGCGGCCGACGCCGCGGAGCGCCTTCGACACCCGCGTCAGGATCGCGGGATCGTGGTGCACGGTCAGTTCGCCGCGCTTGAATCCGCCCTGCAGTGCAGAAGCTTCGGTCACAGTGCTCACCTTCGGTCCTCGAGTACTTCCATCAGTTCAGGCTTGGAACCCGTGCGCTGCGCGGTCCGCAACGACAGTGCCCGGTATCCGGCGGCCAGCTGCGGGTCCACGCCCTCGAGAACCTCGAGGTGCTTGGCGACCGCAGCGGCATCGCCACGTGCGACCGGCCCGGTCAGCGCGGACTGCCCGCGCCGCAGGGCGTTGTCGAGCGCCGCGGACAGCAGCGGGCGCAGCACCCGCTCCGGCAGCCCGTTGGGGTCCTCGCCGACGAGTTCCTGCCCCATCAGTTCCTGGCCCTCGAGCGCCACCCGCAGCGCCTCGACCGCGTCGACGACCAGCGTCACCAGGTGATTGCTGCCGTGCGCGAGGGCCGCGTGGTACAGCGGGCGGACGTCCTCGCGGACCCGCACCGGTTCGCCACCGATCTCCAGCACGAGCGACTGGCCGATCGCGTAGCCGATGTCGTCGGCGGCCGTGATCCCGAAGCAGGCGTCGGACAGCCGGGCGGTGTCCTCGGCGTGACCGGTGAAGGTCATCGCGGGATGGATCGCGAGCGGGACGACGCCCTGCAC
This genomic stretch from Prescottella soli harbors:
- the lysS gene encoding lysine--tRNA ligase; translation: MSEAPAQPVDDTPEQLRIRREKRERLLAQGQEPYPVSVPRTHSLAEIRAKYPDLEPDASTGDTVGVVGRVIFVRNTGKLCFATLQEGDGTQLQAMLSLANVGEDALAAWKSDVDLGDFVFVHGEVISSRRGELSVMADAWQMAAKALRPLPVAHKEMSEESRVRQRYADLIIRPEARETARKRVAVVRELRNALERRGFLEVETPMLQTLHGGAAARPFVTHSNALDIDLFLRIAPELFLKRCVVGGIEKVFEINRNFRNEGVDSTHSPEFAMLETYEAYGTYDDSAKMIRELVQEVAQGAFGTQVVTLADGSEYDLSGEWKTMEMYPSLSAAIGVEVTPATSVDELLALAAKVGLEVPKDKGYGHGKLVEELWEHQCGDQLYGPTFVRNFPVETSPLTRQHRSLPGVTEKWDLYVRGFELATGYSELVDPIVQRERFMDQARLASAGDDEAMVLDEEFLAAMEQGMPPTTGTGMGIDRLLMALTGLGIRETILFPIVRPSR
- a CDS encoding rhodanese-like domain-containing protein gives rise to the protein MTIDEMLEDARAGLDRMYVFEIVEAVRRGAIFVDIRPQAQRALEGTLPGALAIERNVLEWRLDPTSSAHLALAVDHDVEWVIVCSEGYTSSLAAASLRQLGLSNVTDLVGGYKAIKAAGLLGALIGQTHCVRELATVSAH
- a CDS encoding cysteine dioxygenase translates to MPDLGSLPTRLRPADLLRLTDQAAAEVLEGRHDHLLPSAFPTRERWSTRLHSDDDVDLWLISWVPDRSTELHDHAGSLGALTVLSGTLAEYRWTGGELRRRTLEAGDQAAFPLGWVHDVMRAPGPVTDTTEPTLSVHAYSPPLSAMSYYEVTGQSALRRTRTELTDLPEGGHK
- a CDS encoding type III pantothenate kinase, coding for MLLTVDVRNTNIVLGLFKGTGSHSKLVQDWRMRTDPRMTADELALKFRGLLGPHLEQITGVSALSTVPSVLREIRVMLTRYWGHVPHVVVEPGVRTGVPLLVDNPKEVGADRIVNSLAAHHFYDGACIVVDFGTSTCVDVVSAKGEFLGGAIAPGLEISTDALASQSAALRKVELVRPRSVVGKNTVECMQSGAVFGFAGLVDGLVRRVRQELTAFGGSDVAVIATGDSAPLIMPECETVEHHEPDLTLEGLRLVYERNMARRGARHTEI
- the panD gene encoding aspartate 1-decarboxylase, giving the protein MLRTMMKSKIHRATVTHADLHYVGSVTVDQDLMEAADLLEGEQVTIVDIDNGARLETYVITGERGSGVIGINGAAAHLVKPGDLVILIAYGVMNEQEIREYAPRVVFVDGDNKPVELGSDPAHAPEGSGLITPRMLSSLV
- the panC gene encoding pantoate--beta-alanine ligase, producing the protein MSTVTEASALQGGFKRGELTVHHDPAILTRVSKALRGVGRQVALVPTMGALHTGHLELVRQAKLTGATVIVSIFVNPLQFGAGEDLDAYPRTLDADLELLRAEGVELVFAPTASAMYPNGPRTTVQPGPLGAELEGGSRPTHFAGMLTVVAKLLQIAAPNAAYFGEKDYQQLALIRQMVRDLNFDVRIVGVPTVREQDGLALSSRNRYLDPEQRQLATTLSAALVAGAHAAAGGAEAILATAREVLAAMPEIEVDYLEVRGVDLGPAPERGDGRLLVAARIGTTRLIDNVGVAVGTGFLERDAQAGDPAVADIY
- a CDS encoding Rossmann-like and DUF2520 domain-containing protein — translated: MTSFGITNGPAPARLTVGLVSAGRVGTAIGAALERVGHVVVACAAVSDASIHRAETRLPDTEILPVPDVAARAELLILAVPDDELAGLIKGLAATEAVRPGTIVVHTSGANGIGILEPLTVQGVVPLAIHPAMTFTGHAEDTARLSDACFGITAADDIGYAIGQSLVLEIGGEPVRVREDVRPLYHAALAHGSNHLVTLVVDAVEALRVALEGQELMGQELVGEDPNGLPERVLRPLLSAALDNALRRGQSALTGPVARGDAAAVAKHLEVLEGVDPQLAAGYRALSLRTAQRTGSKPELMEVLEDRR